Proteins from a genomic interval of Zingiber officinale cultivar Zhangliang chromosome 2A, Zo_v1.1, whole genome shotgun sequence:
- the LOC122042404 gene encoding BRAP2 RING ZnF UBP domain-containing protein 1-like: MFSVRIHSLDDPGSAPLRSSSDLIDDCVGDPQEAVGTSWSSKPNPKVQLLRGIVHLYRTLSPPLSTSSSSSSTTPQVSSESTLPPVRGTLILILAVPCHVSLEDLFQFCGSIDRSSIIQVIRNDAFEDRYSVLVKFDDQNSTDQFYLDANGWRFSAEGEVCHLLFINSVEFTDHMKIAGTPPSGSTELPTCPVCIERLDQDISGIIATTCDHSFQCSCISKWVNSSCSVCHFCQKHSDKPTCSICGTPENLWICVICGFVGCGRYEEGHGIRHWKDTQHCYSLDMETQRVWDYVGDNYVHRLNQSRSDNKLAKLNSNSRLSGKKCIHCGCSDDVGISEAILSSKVQMIVDEYEHLLASQLESQKQYYEAIVQKEKENKKKYIADAIEKAVSLKLQDMQHNIHDVTKEKKVAADINANLMKNQKLWQEKIKEIEERERTTLRIKDENIRDLEDQIRDYMVFIKAKEALKVAEADDIRGGTVLPVPLLQASSAKTKRSSKINRRQK; encoded by the exons ATGTTCAGCGTCCGAATCCACTCTCTCGACGACCCCGGCTCTGCGCCTCTTCGATCTTCGTCCGATCTCATCGATGACTGCGTCGGCGATCCCCAAGAAGCCGTCGGTACCAGTTGGAGCTCTAAGCCAAACCCTAAGGTCCAGCTCCTCCGCGGCATCGTTCATCTCTACCGCACCCTCTCGCCACCACTTtcaacctcttcttcctcctcctcgacAACCCCCCAAGTTTCTTCCGAATCCACCCTCCCG CCCGTACGCGGCACACTTATCTTGATTCTTGCCGTGCCATGCCACGTCTCCCTGGAGGATCTCTTTCAATTTTGTGGCTCCATTGATCGATCCTCCATCATCCAAGTCATTAG GAACGATGCATTTGAAGATAGGTACAGTGTGCTCGTGAAGTTTGATGATCAAAATAGCACAGATCAATTTTATCTTGATGCTAATGGATGGCGTTTTTCTGCAGAG GGAGAGGTTTGCCACCTTCTGTTTATAAATTCCGTAGAGTTCACTGatcacatgaagattgcaggaaCTCCACCAAGTGGATCAACAGAGTTGCCTACATGCCCTGTTTGTATAG AGAGATTAGACCAAGACATCAGTGGAATTATTGCAACAACTTGTGACCACTCTTTTCAATGCTCTTGCATTTCAAAGTGGGTTAATTCCTCATGTTCA GTTTGTCATTTTTGTCAGAAGCATTCAGataagccaacatgctcaatttGTGGAACACCAGAAAACCTTTGGATATGTGTCATCTGTGGTTTTGTTGGATGTGGAAG ATACGAAGAAGGCCATGGTATTAGACACTGGAAAGATACTCAACATTGTTATTCTCTTGATATGGAAACACAAAGAGTGTGGGATTATGTTGGTGATAACTATGTTCATCGGCTAAATCAATCCAGAAGTGACAATAAGCTTGCCAAACTGAATTCCAATAGTAGACTGTCAGGCAAAAAATGCATCCACTGTGGATGCAGTGATGATGTTGGAATTAGTGAAGCTATATTAAGCAGCAAAGTCCAAATG ATTGTTGATGAGTACGAACATCTACTAGCTAGTCAACTTGAAAGCCAAAAGCAG tATTATGAAGCGATAGttcaaaaggaaaaggaaaacaagaagAAGTACATTGCTGATGCCATTGAAAAGGCTGTAAGTTTAAAGCTGCAAGATATGCAACATAATATTCATGATGTTACCAAGGAGAAGAAAGTGGCTGCTGAT attaatgcAAATCTCATGAAGAATCAGAAGCTTTGGCAAGAAAAGATCAAGGAAATTGAAGAAAG GGAGAGAACAACTTTAAGAATAAAGGATGAAAATATCCGTGATCTAGAAGATCAG ATAAGGGATTATATGGTTTTCATTAAGGCCAAAGAGGCACTTAAAGTGGCTGAGGC